The Bernardetia litoralis DSM 6794 genome includes a window with the following:
- the cutA gene encoding divalent-cation tolerance protein CutA: MPKLTLFYVPCKDENETSNLSKLLLDEKLVACTNSMPIKSCYFWQGSIENDTEQILITKTLPEKAKQVTRFLEKHHSYDTPCIACWEIEVNEGYFEWAKSQL; encoded by the coding sequence ATGCCAAAACTCACTCTTTTTTATGTTCCTTGTAAAGATGAAAATGAAACTTCGAATTTATCAAAGTTACTTTTAGATGAGAAATTAGTAGCTTGTACTAATTCTATGCCTATAAAAAGTTGTTATTTTTGGCAGGGAAGCATCGAAAATGATACCGAACAAATTTTGATTACCAAAACATTACCTGAAAAGGCTAAACAGGTAACTAGATTTTTGGAAAAACATCATTCTTATGATACACCTTGTATTGCTTGTTGGGAAATAGAAGTAAATGAAGGGTATTTTGAATGGGCAAAAAGTCAGTTGTAG
- a CDS encoding RDD family protein yields MKNTLTLTEKETFFLKENRQDPVTGDSFDIGDEIVFCASCKSAFLKESWEYMNSKHCGQTFTLKEFPAASNLKLSKPIVYDFQKPNIGSRGVAYLIDNIIGIICGFIAYTFFTELRGFFRFDAEFSGYVVGSLYMLFRDIFGIKSSIGKQIMGLYFIDYELKKKAHIVSLLFRNLVYWVFLCMIISIIIILELKIDAENAIAIVGGFCLIIANITHIIAVLANQNNIFDRMLSLELVENK; encoded by the coding sequence ATGAAAAATACCCTAACACTTACCGAAAAAGAAACTTTTTTTCTAAAAGAAAATCGTCAAGACCCAGTTACAGGCGATTCTTTTGATATTGGAGATGAGATTGTTTTTTGTGCGTCTTGCAAATCTGCTTTTTTAAAAGAAAGTTGGGAATACATGAACTCAAAGCATTGTGGACAGACTTTTACACTCAAAGAATTTCCTGCTGCTTCAAACCTAAAGTTATCAAAACCGATTGTTTATGATTTTCAAAAACCTAATATTGGAAGTCGTGGTGTAGCTTACTTAATAGATAATATCATAGGCATTATTTGTGGTTTCATCGCATACACATTTTTTACTGAATTAAGAGGTTTTTTTAGATTTGATGCCGAATTCTCTGGTTATGTTGTAGGAAGTTTATACATGCTTTTTAGAGATATTTTTGGAATCAAATCAAGCATAGGAAAACAAATAATGGGACTTTATTTTATTGATTATGAACTCAAAAAGAAAGCTCATATTGTTAGTTTATTATTCAGAAATCTAGTTTATTGGGTTTTTCTTTGTATGATAATAAGCATAATAATCATTTTAGAGTTAAAGATTGATGCTGAGAATGCTATTGCTATCGTAGGTGGATTTTGTCTCATAATTGCAAATATCACTCACATAATTGCAGTACTCGCTAATCAAAATAATATTTTTGATAGAATGTTGAGTTTGGAATTGGTAGAAAATAAATAG
- a CDS encoding arylamine N-acetyltransferase family protein, with amino-acid sequence MKLDNYLRRIGYLQTPQNNLQTLNELHKKHIFAIPFEDLDIHLKKPLKIDINSLYEKIIVEKRGGFCYELNYLFYHLLKKIGFDCHIISSRLYDKRENLGCEFDHLSIFLKIENETFLVDVGYGSLFFEPMKIPLQINKNYIRKDRDMIYQIDKIDKKKYILSESKNGKKFRKTYAFDTTPREINEFYEQINHKQISEESYFVKNRICTIPTEEGRMTLLNNKFIKTRGNERQEHTIQSDEEFYKIVQEEFDMNVLEEKVY; translated from the coding sequence ATGAAATTAGACAACTATTTAAGGCGAATAGGCTATCTGCAAACACCACAAAACAACCTACAAACGCTCAACGAATTACACAAAAAACATATCTTTGCTATTCCTTTTGAGGATTTGGACATACATTTAAAAAAACCATTGAAGATTGATATCAATTCATTATATGAAAAAATTATTGTAGAAAAACGAGGAGGCTTTTGTTATGAATTAAATTATTTATTTTATCATCTTCTCAAAAAAATTGGGTTTGATTGTCATATTATTTCATCAAGACTTTATGATAAAAGAGAAAATTTAGGATGTGAATTTGATCATTTGTCTATTTTTTTGAAAATAGAAAATGAGACTTTTTTAGTAGATGTAGGTTATGGAAGTTTATTTTTTGAACCTATGAAAATACCTCTACAAATAAATAAAAATTATATCCGAAAAGACAGAGATATGATTTATCAAATAGATAAAATAGATAAAAAAAAGTATATTTTGTCTGAATCTAAAAATGGGAAAAAGTTTAGAAAAACCTATGCTTTTGATACCACACCACGAGAAATAAATGAGTTTTATGAGCAAATTAATCATAAACAAATTTCAGAAGAATCTTATTTTGTAAAGAACAGAATCTGCACCATTCCAACAGAAGAAGGCAGAATGACACTATTAAATAATAAATTTATCAAAACAAGGGGAAATGAAAGACAAGAGCATACTATCCAAAGTGATGAAGAGTTTTATAAAATTGTGCAAGAAGAGTTTGATATGAATGTTTTGGAAGAAAAGGTTTATTAA
- a CDS encoding WG repeat-containing protein — protein sequence MNTHIYFSCCFINCQLFLILAFFACFFLFPTNLYSQNLVPFHQSSESGETEKYGYKDKKTGMILIPAHYSQALDFEEIKDIENKLITIARVKKNGRWGYITEDDNSFIPIIYQELGTFKEGRAVARLEGRTGFIDIQNVSVVPFEYSYSYPFKNGMARVQKNNRVGFVDLEGNLAIDLTYEDAYNFSEGLAYVRKEGKYGFIDKTGKEIIPFVYENAKDFEKGTALVQKNGLWGKIDKEGNEVVKIIYKDIPFFYEGVAEVRTEESNNKWGYINEKGETIVDFIYDEAKYFSEELGAVRKDKEWFFIDKTGKEVFKSPYPIYEPFIDGLSKVYQNELFGLINKEGKLIAPIIYQEIENFENGIAHVKKNDHWGVINEKGELIVPLEYDEIYFITQNLAWIRKLNKYGFMGEDGKIIAPTQYDEVDIFYKDNLILVKKNKHWGAINSTGKVVQEPIYDKIEKLSNNYLKVHKDGKVGLMDSKGKITIPVTYNEIGGFFRGSAIARINENFGVIKREGKIITKFNWDYIYPYSDGFALAKHHNGTYTYLNEKGKKIKKKYEDAKSFSSGFAAVKKDGKWGFIDATGQWLIEPSYKMVEPFQNGLALAQEFTKENTKNDKETPKYGYLSADGNWLITPKFEEAYSFSEGFAAVKKDGKWGYISISGNPFIEFNYDGALPFLDEQGWVKSGEDWQSIDKFGNRYLQVASASDIFIDMDEIPFMWTEDETNQKMGLHVDNENVMPFAYDRISSTVGRNRIFLERNKVWNYLNSKNEIIEYNFDNVDYMLMANNAIMKRVKEEGKYGFFNTKTETIVIPIEYDNAESFFYIYPQSSDFGENVEPLAGYAKVERNGKWGIIDMEGKMLIPIIYDQIDNFSEGYAKVTLNGKNGYVSTDAKIILPIEFEQAGNFKNGRTEVKKNGKWGMINHKGEEIIPIKYDHIRFTNNENIIIITEKENERLQYGFIDLRTKGEQKINSNRYSSVSSVFISGLLEVAANGKKGFINEDGEEVIHTEYDDVGTTEEEPIAVRKGEKWGYISKAGKIIIPFIYDAAQSFGTTGQALVEKDGKRYYINKTGRKEAQKNELDFFDESDGDW from the coding sequence ATGAATACTCATATTTATTTTTCTTGTTGTTTCATTAACTGCCAATTATTTTTAATTTTGGCTTTTTTTGCTTGCTTTTTTTTATTTCCTACTAATTTATATAGTCAAAATTTAGTTCCGTTTCATCAAAGTAGTGAGAGTGGAGAAACTGAAAAATATGGTTATAAAGACAAAAAAACAGGAATGATTCTGATTCCTGCTCACTACTCTCAAGCCTTAGATTTCGAAGAGATAAAAGATATAGAAAATAAATTAATAACTATTGCAAGAGTCAAAAAAAATGGACGTTGGGGATACATTACAGAAGATGATAACTCATTTATTCCAATTATTTATCAAGAATTAGGCACATTCAAAGAAGGTAGAGCTGTGGCTCGTTTGGAAGGTAGAACAGGTTTTATTGATATTCAAAATGTATCTGTTGTTCCCTTTGAATATTCATATAGTTATCCATTCAAAAATGGAATGGCTAGAGTTCAGAAAAATAACCGTGTGGGTTTTGTTGATTTAGAAGGAAATCTAGCCATTGATTTAACTTATGAAGATGCCTATAATTTTTCAGAAGGATTAGCTTATGTTAGAAAAGAAGGAAAATATGGATTTATTGACAAAACAGGAAAAGAAATTATTCCATTTGTCTATGAAAATGCAAAAGATTTTGAAAAAGGAACAGCATTGGTTCAGAAAAATGGACTTTGGGGAAAAATAGATAAAGAGGGAAATGAAGTTGTCAAAATAATTTATAAAGATATTCCTTTTTTTTATGAAGGTGTGGCAGAAGTCAGAACTGAAGAAAGTAATAATAAATGGGGCTATATCAATGAAAAAGGAGAAACCATTGTAGATTTTATATATGATGAAGCAAAATATTTTTCAGAAGAATTAGGTGCAGTTAGAAAAGACAAAGAGTGGTTTTTTATTGATAAAACAGGAAAAGAAGTTTTTAAATCGCCTTACCCAATCTATGAGCCATTTATTGATGGGCTTTCAAAAGTGTATCAAAATGAACTTTTTGGATTAATAAATAAGGAAGGAAAACTCATTGCTCCTATTATTTATCAAGAAATAGAAAATTTTGAAAATGGAATTGCACACGTAAAAAAGAATGACCATTGGGGGGTAATCAATGAAAAAGGAGAACTTATTGTTCCTTTAGAGTATGATGAAATTTATTTTATTACTCAAAATTTGGCTTGGATAAGAAAGTTAAATAAATATGGTTTTATGGGAGAAGATGGAAAAATTATTGCTCCTACTCAATATGATGAAGTTGATATTTTTTATAAAGATAATCTTATTTTAGTAAAGAAAAACAAACATTGGGGCGCAATTAATTCAACTGGAAAAGTAGTACAAGAACCAATTTATGATAAAATAGAAAAGCTAAGTAATAATTATTTAAAGGTTCATAAAGATGGAAAAGTAGGACTAATGGATTCGAAAGGAAAAATTACTATTCCTGTTACATATAATGAAATAGGTGGTTTTTTTAGAGGAAGTGCAATAGCTCGTATCAATGAAAATTTTGGTGTAATTAAAAGAGAGGGAAAAATTATTACTAAATTTAATTGGGATTATATTTATCCTTATTCTGATGGTTTTGCGCTTGCCAAACATCACAACGGAACTTATACCTACCTAAATGAAAAAGGAAAAAAAATAAAGAAAAAGTATGAAGATGCTAAATCTTTTTCTTCTGGATTTGCAGCCGTAAAAAAAGATGGAAAATGGGGATTTATTGATGCAACTGGACAATGGCTCATAGAACCAAGCTATAAAATGGTAGAACCTTTTCAAAATGGACTTGCATTAGCACAAGAGTTTACAAAAGAAAATACTAAAAATGATAAAGAAACACCAAAATATGGTTATTTATCAGCAGATGGAAATTGGCTTATTACTCCCAAATTTGAAGAGGCATATTCATTTTCAGAAGGGTTTGCAGCCGTAAAAAAAGATGGAAAATGGGGATATATTTCTATTAGTGGAAATCCATTTATAGAATTTAATTATGATGGTGCATTGCCCTTTTTAGATGAACAAGGTTGGGTAAAATCTGGTGAGGATTGGCAATCGATAGATAAATTTGGAAATCGTTATTTACAAGTAGCTTCGGCTTCAGATATTTTTATTGATATGGATGAAATACCATTTATGTGGACAGAAGATGAAACCAATCAAAAAATGGGGCTTCATGTTGATAATGAAAATGTAATGCCTTTTGCTTATGATAGAATAAGCTCAACAGTGGGTAGAAACCGAATTTTTTTAGAAAGAAACAAAGTTTGGAATTATCTAAACAGCAAAAATGAAATCATTGAGTATAATTTTGATAATGTAGATTATATGTTGATGGCAAATAATGCTATTATGAAACGAGTAAAAGAAGAAGGAAAATATGGCTTTTTTAATACAAAAACCGAAACGATTGTAATTCCGATTGAATATGATAATGCAGAATCATTCTTTTATATTTATCCTCAAAGTTCTGATTTTGGAGAAAATGTCGAACCTCTTGCAGGCTACGCAAAAGTAGAACGCAATGGAAAATGGGGGATTATTGATATGGAGGGCAAAATGCTTATTCCTATTATTTATGACCAAATTGATAATTTTTCAGAGGGTTATGCAAAAGTTACTTTGAATGGTAAAAATGGTTATGTCAGTACTGATGCAAAAATAATTTTACCTATTGAGTTTGAGCAGGCTGGAAATTTCAAAAATGGAAGAACAGAAGTTAAGAAAAATGGTAAATGGGGAATGATTAATCATAAAGGAGAAGAAATTATTCCTATTAAATATGACCACATTCGTTTTACAAATAATGAAAATATTATTATTATTACAGAAAAAGAAAATGAACGCTTACAGTATGGTTTTATAGATTTGCGTACAAAAGGAGAACAAAAAATAAACTCAAACCGTTATTCTTCCGTGAGTTCAGTATTTATTAGTGGGCTTTTAGAAGTAGCTGCAAATGGAAAAAAAGGATTCATAAATGAAGATGGAGAAGAAGTAATTCATACAGAATATGATGATGTAGGGACAACAGAAGAAGAACCAATAGCCGTCAGAAAAGGCGAAAAATGGGGCTATATAAGTAAAGCAGGAAAGATAATAATTCCTTTTATTTATGATGCAGCTCAAAGTTTTGGAACAACTGGACAAGCACTCGTAGAAAAAGATGGAAAACGTTATTACATCAATAAAACAGGACGAAAAGAAGCTCAAAAGAATGAACTAGACTTTTTTGATGAGAGTGATGGAGATTGGTAA
- a CDS encoding PD40 domain-containing protein, which produces MKNFFLSTLFFLVILILGFSNSIFAQQFPTEIDQFGKNRVQYQTFDWKYITSDNFEIYYYEGGYEMALLTARYAESDFGRMTQFLGFAPYNKTKIFVYRSIGELQQSNIGINDQDFNIGGQTNLGKSVVEIAFSEYREAYRKELLREISNSLLSEMMYGGSLKETLQSSFLLSLPNWLMSGAAAYTAEGWNTEMDNFVRSNLMAKKFPYPESFKDKNAQLVGQSIWNFIVEEYGQTTVSNILNLTRIVKSEKQGIQGTLGIEYDTFLKRWEAFYRNQYKDIDKYATFEKSNLIVTSSQYIHHPRFSPDGNYLVYAENNQGKFRIYVEDKNSKKKKSKKFIKDGLFVINQRYDENSPLLSWKNNSELGILSYSKSNYYLKIYNLKGKETKSYQIKTLENIQSFSFDERGKQIVLSATQRGKSDIFTFDLASARLSKITDDSNDDIDPYFLKNKSGENSNQIVFSSNRISDSLKTSPSIEQSPYFNLFVYNPAEKHILKQLTNQNSSAKKPISIDENHILYLTEELGIRHLFLHTLSNEEGKIGVNAQISSFFVGIEDYDYDLKTENLAFVIREQKELKLLTATIIPKHKTFTGKTYRNQLLDARFLKKLRSQQEKEEQDNNSIDLGNDNSQSSPSDTTKIQKEKEKDNYNFDTYENTTEPTRKKRLLKDYDYFAQRAKNKENQKITVRGPLEYHNKFAFERSVTTIALDPLRNFGILLEVSMSDALENHKLEAGLFNRGFFDIQSGMLFAEYKYLKNRIDYGARFDRQGYELLTPYFIHRYYLSKLSGTISYPLNVTTRIVLSPFVAQKQFFATSEINPAVQAFPDKITRYGGASAEFVFDNSTITGPNTLEGTKFRATIDHYQGLNYSNETFTNISIDARHYIPLGRKVTLAARFAYGKSFGNAPKNFRLGGVDNWIFQRQPNPDELSQTDPFYLDTNEPTAFVNDYSDYLFLRYVTPMRGFDYNKLSGNNFLLTNIELRVPIAQLLYKGTIRSPFFQNLQFIAFNDIGSAWTGISPFNRENSLNTVEVGGQEGNPFYAKVSNFKDPFLWGYGIGVRTKIFNYFTRFDTAWGVDDGVTGNAKFYLSVGYDF; this is translated from the coding sequence ATGAAAAATTTTTTTTTATCTACTTTATTCTTTTTAGTTATCCTAATTTTAGGATTTTCAAACTCCATTTTTGCACAACAATTTCCAACTGAAATAGACCAATTTGGTAAAAATCGTGTACAATATCAAACTTTTGACTGGAAATATATTACCTCTGATAATTTTGAAATCTATTATTATGAAGGTGGTTATGAAATGGCACTTCTTACGGCTCGTTATGCAGAATCTGATTTTGGCAGAATGACACAGTTTTTGGGTTTTGCGCCTTATAATAAAACTAAGATTTTCGTTTATCGCTCTATTGGCGAGCTTCAACAAAGCAATATCGGAATCAATGACCAAGATTTTAATATTGGAGGACAAACCAATTTGGGAAAATCAGTTGTAGAAATTGCTTTTTCAGAGTATAGAGAAGCCTATAGAAAGGAACTTTTAAGAGAAATTTCAAATTCTTTACTTTCTGAAATGATGTATGGAGGAAGTTTGAAAGAAACCTTGCAAAGTTCGTTTTTGCTTAGTTTGCCCAACTGGCTAATGTCTGGAGCAGCAGCTTACACGGCTGAAGGCTGGAATACAGAAATGGATAATTTTGTAAGAAGTAATTTGATGGCAAAGAAATTTCCATACCCTGAAAGTTTTAAAGATAAAAATGCTCAACTTGTTGGCCAATCAATTTGGAATTTTATTGTAGAAGAATATGGACAAACAACAGTTTCTAATATCTTAAATCTGACCCGAATTGTCAAAAGTGAAAAACAAGGAATACAAGGAACTTTAGGCATTGAATATGATACTTTTCTCAAAAGATGGGAAGCATTTTATCGCAATCAATACAAAGACATAGACAAATATGCTACTTTTGAAAAAAGTAATTTGATAGTTACCTCATCACAATATATTCATCATCCTCGTTTTAGTCCTGATGGAAACTATTTGGTCTATGCAGAAAATAATCAAGGCAAGTTTAGAATTTATGTAGAAGACAAAAACTCTAAGAAAAAGAAAAGTAAAAAATTTATAAAAGATGGTTTATTTGTAATTAATCAGCGTTATGATGAAAACTCACCTTTATTATCTTGGAAAAACAACTCTGAACTAGGTATTTTATCTTATTCTAAAAGTAATTATTATCTCAAAATTTATAATTTAAAAGGAAAAGAAACTAAAAGTTATCAAATCAAAACACTAGAAAACATCCAAAGTTTTAGTTTTGATGAACGAGGAAAACAAATCGTTTTGAGTGCCACTCAACGAGGAAAATCTGATATTTTTACTTTTGATTTGGCTTCTGCTCGCCTTTCCAAAATTACAGATGATAGTAATGATGATATTGACCCTTATTTCCTGAAAAATAAAAGTGGAGAAAACAGCAATCAAATTGTCTTTAGCTCCAACCGTATAAGTGATTCGCTCAAAACTTCTCCTAGCATCGAACAATCACCTTATTTCAATCTTTTTGTCTATAATCCTGCCGAAAAACATATTTTAAAACAACTTACCAATCAAAATAGTAGTGCCAAAAAGCCAATTTCTATTGATGAAAATCATATTTTATATCTTACAGAAGAACTCGGTATTCGTCATTTATTTTTGCATACTTTATCAAATGAAGAAGGAAAAATTGGTGTAAATGCTCAAATTTCAAGTTTCTTCGTTGGAATTGAAGATTATGATTATGATTTAAAAACAGAAAATCTAGCCTTTGTAATTCGTGAACAAAAAGAGTTAAAATTATTGACAGCTACAATAATTCCCAAACACAAGACTTTTACAGGAAAAACATATAGAAATCAACTTTTGGATGCTCGTTTTCTGAAAAAACTCAGAAGCCAACAAGAAAAAGAAGAGCAAGACAATAATAGTATAGATTTGGGTAATGATAACTCTCAAAGCTCTCCTTCTGATACAACCAAAATACAAAAAGAAAAAGAAAAAGATAATTATAACTTTGATACCTACGAAAATACAACTGAACCAACACGCAAAAAACGTCTATTGAAAGATTATGATTATTTTGCGCAACGAGCAAAAAATAAAGAAAATCAAAAAATAACAGTTAGAGGTCCTTTAGAATATCATAATAAATTTGCCTTTGAAAGAAGTGTAACAACAATTGCCCTTGATCCACTCAGAAATTTTGGCATTCTTTTGGAAGTTTCGATGAGTGATGCTCTTGAAAATCATAAGCTAGAAGCAGGATTATTTAATCGAGGTTTTTTCGATATTCAAAGTGGAATGCTCTTCGCTGAATACAAATATTTAAAAAATAGAATTGATTATGGCGCACGCTTTGACCGTCAGGGTTACGAACTTTTGACTCCATATTTTATTCATAGATATTATTTGAGTAAATTATCTGGAACAATTTCTTATCCACTGAATGTAACAACAAGAATTGTTTTGTCGCCTTTTGTAGCTCAAAAACAGTTCTTTGCAACAAGTGAAATTAATCCTGCTGTACAAGCATTTCCAGATAAAATTACTCGTTATGGTGGAGCAAGTGCAGAATTTGTATTTGATAATAGCACCATTACAGGGCCAAATACATTAGAAGGCACAAAGTTTAGAGCTACCATTGACCATTATCAAGGTTTAAATTATAGCAACGAAACATTTACTAATATTTCCATTGATGCTCGTCATTATATTCCATTAGGGAGAAAAGTAACTTTAGCTGCTCGTTTTGCTTATGGAAAATCTTTTGGAAATGCTCCTAAAAACTTTCGATTAGGTGGAGTTGATAACTGGATTTTTCAAAGACAGCCAAATCCAGATGAACTTTCACAAACAGACCCTTTTTATTTAGATACAAATGAACCAACAGCATTTGTAAATGATTATAGTGATTATTTATTTTTGCGTTATGTAACACCAATGCGTGGTTTTGATTACAACAAACTCTCTGGAAATAATTTTTTATTGACAAATATAGAACTTCGTGTTCCTATTGCACAACTTTTATATAAAGGAACAATTCGTTCTCCTTTTTTCCAAAATTTACAGTTTATAGCCTTCAATGATATTGGTTCGGCTTGGACAGGAATCAGTCCTTTTAACAGAGAAAACTCTCTCAACACAGTAGAAGTTGGTGGGCAAGAAGGAAATCCATTTTATGCTAAAGTTTCTAATTTTAAAGACCCTTTTTTATGGGGATATGGAATTGGAGTACGTACCAAAATATTTAATTATTTTACTCGTTTTGATACAGCATGGGGTGTTGATGATGGTGTTACTGGTAACGCAAAATTTTATTTGAGTGTTGGATATGATTTCTAA
- a CDS encoding tryptophan 2,3-dioxygenase family protein, with amino-acid sequence MTQEEIIKAINEKYKNLGENPDSYLKGLLQAKPINYWDYIEVDSLLSLQKPRTDFKDEEIFIIYHQITELTLKLMVHELKQIVEKQIITEEFISTKIHRLNRYTSMLINSFSVMSDGMDYDDYNTFRSTLTPASGFQSAQFRFIELYCTRVKNLINQKGIERLKDIENPTIEDYFEHIYWKDAGQNRKTGKKTLTLRQFEEKYLDDFIALAKELEGNTIEDKLIKLDANSPISEQFQKLLRKFDILYNVTFPLVHLNTAKHYLDSKGENKAATGGSEWKKYLHPKFQQRKFFPTLWTEEEKEHWAEKE; translated from the coding sequence ATGACACAAGAAGAAATCATAAAAGCCATCAATGAAAAATATAAAAATTTAGGCGAAAATCCAGATTCATATTTAAAAGGATTATTACAAGCCAAACCCATTAATTATTGGGATTATATAGAAGTTGATTCTTTACTTTCCCTTCAAAAGCCACGCACAGACTTTAAAGATGAAGAAATATTTATTATTTATCATCAAATTACAGAGCTTACTCTCAAATTAATGGTTCATGAATTAAAGCAGATTGTTGAAAAACAAATCATTACAGAAGAATTTATCAGTACCAAAATTCATCGCCTAAACCGTTATACTTCGATGCTTATTAATTCTTTTTCCGTGATGAGTGATGGAATGGATTATGATGATTATAATACCTTTAGAAGTACATTGACTCCTGCTAGTGGTTTTCAGAGCGCACAATTTCGTTTCATTGAGCTTTATTGTACTCGTGTAAAAAACTTAATTAATCAGAAAGGAATAGAGCGTTTGAAAGATATTGAAAATCCTACTATTGAAGATTATTTTGAGCATATTTATTGGAAAGATGCAGGACAAAACCGTAAAACAGGAAAGAAAACACTTACTTTAAGACAGTTTGAAGAAAAATATTTGGATGATTTTATTGCCCTTGCTAAAGAATTAGAAGGAAATACAATAGAGGATAAATTGATAAAATTGGATGCTAATTCGCCTATTTCTGAACAATTTCAAAAGTTATTGAGAAAATTTGATATACTTTATAATGTAACCTTTCCACTTGTTCATCTCAATACAGCAAAGCATTATTTGGACAGTAAAGGAGAAAATAAAGCAGCTACAGGAGGCTCAGAATGGAAAAAATATCTACACCCAAAATTCCAACAACGTAAATTTTTTCCTACGCTTTGGACAGAAGAAGAAAAAGAACATTGGGCAGAAAAAGAGTGA
- a CDS encoding RDD family protein, whose product MKNALTLTEKETFFLKENRQDPVTGDGFDIGDEIVFCASCKSAFLKESWEYMNSKHCGQSFTLKKFPVQSKLKLSKPIIYTFQKADSGKRVGAYFIDGFIAIILGILACYIVIQSKDGLGYNNSMSKPISFVVGNIYMLFRDFFGIKSSLGKRIMGLYFINIETQKNASIVILFFKNLVYWGCIIVIMMFIGFMESITGGGGIIASILGFGLLIANIVHIIVLLANQNNIFDRMLKIELVEKKK is encoded by the coding sequence ATGAAAAATGCTTTAACACTTACTGAAAAAGAAACCTTTTTTTTGAAAGAAAACCGTCAAGACCCAGTTACAGGCGATGGCTTTGATATTGGTGATGAGATTGTTTTTTGTGCTTCCTGTAAATCTGCTTTCTTAAAGGAAAGCTGGGAATACATGAATTCAAAACATTGTGGACAGAGTTTCACACTCAAAAAATTTCCTGTTCAGTCTAAGCTAAAATTATCAAAACCGATTATTTATACTTTTCAGAAAGCTGATAGTGGAAAACGTGTAGGAGCTTATTTTATAGATGGCTTTATTGCTATTATTTTGGGGATTTTGGCTTGTTATATTGTTATTCAATCTAAAGATGGTTTAGGATATAATAATTCTATGTCCAAACCTATTAGTTTCGTTGTAGGAAATATATACATGCTTTTTAGAGATTTTTTCGGAATCAAATCTAGTTTAGGAAAACGAATCATGGGACTTTATTTTATAAATATTGAAACTCAAAAAAATGCTTCGATTGTTATTCTTTTCTTTAAAAATTTGGTTTATTGGGGCTGTATTATCGTCATAATGATGTTTATTGGTTTTATGGAATCTATTACTGGTGGAGGTGGTATTATAGCAAGTATTTTAGGTTTTGGACTTTTGATTGCAAATATTGTCCATATTATTGTACTTCTAGCCAATCAAAATAATATCTTTGATAGAATGTTGAAAATAGAATTGGTAGAGAAAAAGAAATAA
- a CDS encoding flavodoxin: MAIIGLFYGTDTGNTETVSMQIRDMLGEEFVDLYNFGEHDAQAVIPYEYLILGAPTWYDGELQSDWEEILPEFENIDFTGKKIAIFGLGDQWGYGEWFCDAIGMIGEVIESKGGELVGFWSKEGYDYENSKGERDGVFMGLTIDEDNQPEMTQERLNAWIPQILQEFGLEVETE; encoded by the coding sequence ATGGCAATTATAGGACTTTTTTACGGAACAGATACAGGAAATACCGAAACAGTATCCATGCAAATTAGGGATATGTTGGGCGAAGAATTTGTCGATTTGTATAATTTTGGCGAACACGATGCACAAGCAGTTATTCCTTATGAATATTTGATTTTGGGCGCACCAACTTGGTATGATGGTGAACTTCAAAGCGACTGGGAAGAGATTTTACCAGAGTTTGAAAACATTGATTTTACAGGAAAAAAGATAGCTATCTTTGGTCTTGGCGACCAATGGGGGTATGGTGAATGGTTTTGTGATGCAATCGGAATGATTGGCGAAGTCATTGAAAGCAAAGGAGGCGAACTTGTCGGTTTTTGGTCGAAGGAAGGCTATGATTACGAAAACTCAAAAGGAGAACGTGATGGTGTATTTATGGGGCTTACAATAGATGAAGATAATCAACCCGAAATGACACAAGAGCGTTTGAATGCTTGGATTCCACAGATTTTGCAAGAATTTGGACTAGAAGTAGAAACAGAATAA
- a CDS encoding DUF6132 family protein, protein MNILKNQKLIIIGATLGAIAGFFYWKEVGCLTGTCAIQSVWYNMTAYGLVLGGLFGSIIQGKKKK, encoded by the coding sequence ATGAATATTCTAAAAAACCAAAAACTCATTATTATTGGCGCAACTTTAGGAGCAATCGCTGGCTTTTTTTATTGGAAAGAAGTCGGTTGCTTGACAGGAACTTGTGCAATACAATCAGTTTGGTATAATATGACAGCTTATGGACTTGTTTTGGGTGGGCTTTTTGGCTCAATCATTCAAGGAAAAAAGAAAAAATAA